One part of the Mesomycoplasma conjunctivae genome encodes these proteins:
- a CDS encoding energy-coupling factor transporter ATPase: MIKVNNVSFSYTNDMENLALKNINIHIKRGKYYAILGHNGSGKSTFSKILAGIFKPQQGNIQIDGIDLKKENLRQIRKKIGIIFQNPDNQFVGATVEDDIAFSLENNNVDPKKMKAIISDLSQKVNMEKYLEREPQFLSGGQKQRVAIASVLALNPEIIIFDEITSMLDPKGKEDVVKILDSLRQTKDKTLISITHNMNEAILADEIIVFAKGSIVAQGDPKSILNDDKIIEVAKIDSPFIYKLSKRIEGIEATYNEEELLDKLWKLKSKI; this comes from the coding sequence ATGATCAAAGTTAATAATGTATCCTTTAGTTATACAAATGACATGGAAAATCTGGCTTTAAAAAACATTAATATCCATATTAAACGTGGAAAATATTATGCAATTTTAGGTCACAACGGTTCTGGTAAATCAACTTTTTCAAAAATCTTAGCAGGTATTTTTAAACCACAGCAAGGTAATATTCAAATTGATGGCATTGATTTGAAAAAAGAAAATTTACGGCAAATACGAAAAAAAATAGGGATTATCTTTCAAAACCCTGATAACCAATTTGTTGGGGCAACGGTTGAAGATGATATTGCTTTTAGTTTAGAAAACAATAATGTGGATCCTAAAAAAATGAAAGCAATAATAAGTGATTTATCACAAAAAGTAAATATGGAAAAATACCTTGAAAGAGAACCGCAATTTCTCTCTGGTGGCCAAAAGCAAAGAGTTGCAATTGCCTCAGTTTTGGCACTTAATCCAGAAATTATTATCTTTGATGAAATTACTTCTATGCTTGATCCTAAAGGTAAAGAAGACGTTGTTAAAATTTTAGATAGTCTACGTCAAACTAAGGACAAAACATTAATTTCGATTACCCACAACATGAATGAGGCTATTTTAGCAGATGAAATTATTGTCTTTGCTAAAGGTAGTATTGTTGCTCAGGGTGATCCAAAATCAATTCTTAATGATGATAAAATAATTGAGGTTGCTAAAATTGATTCACCTTTTATTTACAAGTTATCAAAAAGAATAGAAGGTATTGAAGCAACATATAATGAAGAAGAACTATTGGATAAATTATGAAAATTAAAGTCAAAAATATAA
- a CDS encoding ATP-binding cassette domain-containing protein has translation MKIKVKNITKIYDSKLPIELKALDLVSTEINQGEFIAIIGQTGSGKTTFIQHMNALLLPDSGEIEYFFVDKENKKVEIVVQKPTFFNRKIKKVKEIRRRVGVVFQFAEYQLFEQTIEKDIIFGALSMGVEKQEALKRAREMIELVGLDVSYLQRSPFELSGGQKRRVAIAGILAMDPDIIFFDEPTAGLDPEGTIKMLKILEKLNQQGKTIVLATHDLDNVLQWTKRSLFFKEGKLIYDGDTYKILSNNKFLVENKMMPTNLLNFVEKLKNIGYDVGKVKSLEELGAKINLIIKENNAN, from the coding sequence ATGAAAATTAAAGTCAAAAATATAACTAAGATCTATGATTCTAAATTGCCAATCGAACTAAAAGCGCTTGATTTGGTTAGCACAGAAATAAATCAAGGTGAATTTATCGCTATAATTGGGCAAACAGGATCTGGTAAAACTACTTTTATCCAACATATGAACGCTCTTTTATTGCCAGACTCTGGTGAGATTGAATACTTTTTTGTTGATAAAGAAAATAAAAAAGTAGAAATAGTTGTTCAAAAACCAACCTTTTTTAATAGAAAAATTAAAAAAGTTAAAGAGATTCGTCGTCGAGTTGGTGTAGTATTTCAATTTGCTGAGTACCAACTTTTTGAACAAACTATTGAAAAAGATATTATCTTTGGCGCACTTTCAATGGGGGTTGAAAAACAAGAAGCTCTTAAACGTGCTCGAGAAATGATTGAATTAGTTGGTCTTGATGTTTCTTATTTACAACGTTCACCTTTTGAGCTCTCAGGTGGACAAAAACGTCGGGTTGCAATCGCTGGTATTTTAGCTATGGATCCAGATATTATTTTCTTTGATGAGCCAACAGCCGGTTTAGATCCAGAAGGTACAATTAAAATGTTGAAAATTTTGGAGAAATTAAATCAACAAGGAAAAACTATAGTTCTTGCAACTCATGATTTAGATAATGTACTTCAATGAACAAAAAGATCACTTTTTTTTAAAGAAGGCAAGCTAATTTACGATGGTGATACTTACAAAATTTTAAGCAATAATAAATTTTTAGTTGAAAATAAAATGATGCCAACAAACTTGCTAAATTTTGTTGAAAAACTTAAAAATATTGGCTATGATGTTGGAAAAGTTAAATCACTTGAAGAATTAGGAGCAAAAATAAATTTAATTATAAAGGAAAATAATGCAAATTAG
- a CDS encoding energy-coupling factor transporter transmembrane component T family protein, whose product MQISVGKYVPRDTIIHRMDARLKILFNILFAVLFFVISHLFTIFILLAFTIIFFYITTKRAAHIFLLMKVPLFIFVIMLVIYGFIIDQNSIDQIYQNGKLKLIGLDAVETKNFVNWYLIKPTSIFGSKSATFSIGTFHIIRAGVLAIRIYGMILSTTILTYSTKPFFLTKAIEDLIWPLKFIFVPTHIIAMIISIAIRFIPTLLLESSRIMKAQSSRGVDFKNGKFQDKVKSMITLIIPLFVLAFSRAEDLSNAMEVRGYDPYAKRTRYRRLVFNKLDYLFALIFIALITLTILSELNIIPIAHLPKWWLYTNQKI is encoded by the coding sequence ATGCAAATTAGTGTTGGTAAATATGTACCTCGTGATACGATTATTCATAGAATGGATGCTAGACTTAAAATTTTATTTAATATCTTGTTTGCTGTTCTATTTTTTGTTATTTCTCACTTGTTTACTATCTTTATTTTATTAGCTTTTACAATCATTTTTTTCTATATTACAACTAAAAGAGCTGCCCATATTTTTCTATTAATGAAAGTGCCTTTGTTTATCTTTGTGATAATGTTAGTCATATATGGCTTTATTATTGATCAAAATAGTATTGATCAAATTTATCAAAATGGTAAACTCAAGCTCATCGGCCTTGATGCAGTAGAGACTAAAAATTTTGTTAATTGATATTTAATTAAACCAACTAGCATTTTTGGTTCAAAAAGTGCTACTTTTTCTATTGGTACTTTTCACATAATCAGAGCAGGTGTGCTAGCTATTCGAATATATGGAATGATACTCTCAACTACTATTCTAACTTATTCAACTAAACCTTTTTTCTTAACTAAAGCTATCGAAGATCTCATTTGACCACTTAAATTTATTTTTGTACCAACTCATATTATTGCAATGATTATTTCAATAGCAATTCGCTTTATTCCTACATTATTATTAGAATCAAGCCGAATTATGAAAGCGCAATCTTCTCGTGGAGTTGATTTTAAAAATGGTAAATTTCAAGATAAAGTAAAATCAATGATTACACTAATAATTCCACTTTTTGTTTTAGCTTTTTCCAGAGCAGAAGATCTCTCTAATGCAATGGAAGTGCGCGGTTATGATCCATATGCCAAAAGAACACGTTATCGTAGGTTAGTTTTTAACAAGCTTGATTACCTTTTTGCCCTTATTTTTATAGCATTAATCACACTAACCATCTTAAGTGAATTAAATATTATACCAATTGCACATTTACCAAAATGATGACTTTATACTAATCAAAAAATCTAA
- the ligA gene encoding NAD-dependent DNA ligase LigA produces MMENHEIKQQILQLRKKIENWNHEYFDLQNPSVDDLIYDEELKKLKILENKYYFLFSLEELNSSPTQQIGAQTSTKFNKVYHSSPMLSLNKAYDIEELEKWVKKANLVGEDNFYVEPKIDGLSIALIYKKGKLSSALTRGDGLQGEDILHNALRIANKFIPKQINYQQDLEVRGEIFISNQDFQILQQNSNSSSLANPRNAASGLLRRIEKTSKNSKINDFDYLSCFIYNLVNPQLHKIKNIKESYLFLEKLGFHLNPLSSLAKGLTNIVKQIGKIEKLRPQLEYNIDGVVIKVNDYEIYEQLGRTSKFPHGAIAFKFEDQIVQTKLLDIFATVGRTGKITYNAKLEPINLLGTTVSAAILPNYKYIENLKIAINSDVLVKKSGEIIPQIIASVQDHQATNFQKISHCPSCNFELVDSPSGIDQFCQNFACPAIQLKKIAHFCSKSAFNIASLAEKRIQTLIDTNLIKNSCDIFFLKDNLDEMHSRFAKEKVKLKAKSITNFLNEIELSKKNDFYRFIFALGIKNIGLKAAKAIAKYVGDVEQLINFDFAQLENDYDFGPIMVQSLLEFFANSNNQELLNCFKKVDFAFKPTQKDFPVWASFAITGKLSKSRDQFEKIIVESGAQFDSNLNKKTTYLLAGESSGSKIEKAKAYNINIINEEQFWDLIEKQKLKK; encoded by the coding sequence ATTATGGAAAATCACGAAATTAAACAACAAATTTTACAATTAAGAAAAAAAATTGAAAATTGAAATCATGAGTATTTTGATTTACAAAATCCAAGTGTTGATGATTTAATTTATGATGAAGAGTTAAAAAAGTTAAAAATTTTAGAAAACAAGTATTATTTTTTGTTTAGCTTAGAAGAGCTCAATTCTTCGCCAACACAGCAAATAGGTGCACAAACTAGTACAAAATTCAACAAAGTTTACCACAGCTCACCAATGCTTTCACTAAATAAAGCTTACGATATTGAAGAGTTAGAAAAATGAGTTAAAAAAGCCAATTTAGTAGGTGAAGATAATTTTTATGTTGAGCCTAAAATTGATGGTCTCTCAATTGCTCTCATCTATAAAAAGGGTAAATTAAGCTCTGCATTAACTCGCGGTGATGGTCTTCAAGGTGAAGACATTTTGCACAATGCGCTCCGCATAGCAAACAAATTTATTCCCAAACAAATTAATTATCAGCAAGATTTAGAAGTTCGTGGTGAAATCTTTATTAGCAATCAAGACTTTCAAATTCTTCAACAAAATAGCAATTCAAGCTCTTTAGCAAACCCTCGCAATGCCGCTAGCGGGCTCTTGCGAAGAATTGAAAAGACTAGCAAAAACAGTAAAATCAACGACTTTGACTACCTCTCTTGTTTTATATATAATTTAGTAAATCCTCAATTACACAAAATTAAAAACATAAAAGAGAGTTATTTATTCCTTGAAAAGCTTGGCTTTCATTTAAATCCGCTAAGCTCTTTGGCAAAAGGTCTAACTAACATTGTCAAGCAAATTGGCAAAATTGAAAAACTGCGCCCACAACTCGAGTACAACATTGACGGTGTTGTTATTAAAGTAAATGACTATGAAATTTATGAACAACTAGGACGCACTTCAAAATTTCCTCATGGTGCAATCGCCTTTAAATTTGAAGATCAAATTGTTCAAACAAAACTCCTAGACATTTTTGCCACAGTTGGGCGCACCGGTAAAATTACTTATAATGCTAAACTCGAGCCAATTAATTTATTAGGTACAACAGTAAGTGCTGCAATACTACCCAATTATAAATATATTGAAAATTTAAAAATCGCAATTAATAGTGATGTTCTTGTCAAAAAATCTGGTGAAATTATTCCACAAATCATTGCCAGTGTACAAGATCACCAAGCAACTAATTTTCAAAAAATTAGTCATTGTCCAAGTTGTAATTTCGAATTAGTTGATTCACCAAGTGGTATTGATCAATTTTGTCAAAATTTTGCATGTCCAGCTATTCAACTAAAAAAAATAGCCCACTTTTGTTCTAAATCAGCTTTTAATATTGCAAGTTTAGCTGAAAAAAGAATCCAAACTTTAATCGATACTAATTTAATTAAAAATAGTTGTGATATCTTCTTTTTAAAAGACAATCTTGATGAAATGCACAGTAGATTTGCAAAAGAAAAAGTTAAGCTAAAAGCAAAATCGATTACTAATTTCTTAAATGAAATTGAATTGAGTAAGAAAAATGATTTCTACAGGTTTATTTTTGCACTTGGAATTAAAAACATTGGTCTAAAAGCAGCAAAAGCAATTGCAAAATATGTCGGTGATGTTGAACAATTGATCAACTTTGATTTTGCACAACTGGAAAATGACTATGATTTTGGGCCAATAATGGTGCAATCATTATTAGAATTTTTTGCCAATTCTAATAATCAAGAGCTTCTCAATTGTTTTAAAAAAGTCGATTTTGCTTTTAAGCCTACACAAAAAGATTTTCCGGTTTGAGCTAGTTTTGCTATTACTGGAAAATTAAGTAAATCTCGTGATCAATTTGAAAAAATTATCGTAGAATCAGGAGCGCAATTTGATTCTAATTTAAACAAAAAAACTACCTATTTATTGGCCGGAGAGAGTAGTGGTTCGAAAATTGAAAAAGCTAAAGCTTATAATATAAATATCATCAACGAAGAACAATTTTGAGATCTAATTGAAAAACAAAAGTTAAAAAAATAA
- a CDS encoding putative immunoglobulin-blocking virulence protein — protein sequence MRISKKITKKTKIIFLLGSSVVLFSTTAVFANGNNFSFATFNIPKTEFSSSLPSSINKDTSNINSFYSPVTNIEKQEQPIVKKEEPLQPIKTETPPVVQEDKPPVPIKKEESVQLETTPIVKQEIPKPVEKPIEKPTPKPIERPATSSSKLITGAELERRIAIGLQNYKQALLNDIKDYENRIKTAEAYIKDQLNVAVYGELAVRRTQEDIEFIYIKNTLERDKAYLKYLKSLPAKTSFTAEEIKSLQRGLVPSTDTISAWDFLNKEDNQVVQNQIQANKRRFFANSSEWQRTDINSLNYPGWTRSNVSSQFSSINSNLIGVGKPIEFLSYSPSDSEFKSKGDSIIAVLDANSEQAFQEFSSIISQATQQNVKIKGVVLKNVGSKNSLQNVEQILQKLPTQIVKLTLFLENYRATEGLRGLENHKLQELELYSNSNSVNSNWGINPNSLKNVDYISFDYHNQATYGAGVRVAGSIVFNTLRWDKNDEIQQVNEGLEIAFGSKINQRVFQGTSGGKGGHPVNLDFSSTPKIKSLKGVDFNKINQLFNDKIKNWEGDKFAQEDFQARNVKFKQLYFAPTQKNGQQVYEANISDFENGQFSTALSWDEPTQPQIYIGTPGNTLVNPTFYLNGKASDLKGNAKSELEWFVRAVGARGSFAKIVVSDPALKSALGGAISGVLVTQESDSAIGSSGNEIVA from the coding sequence ATGCGTATTTCCAAAAAGATAACAAAAAAAACTAAAATTATATTTTTACTTGGCTCTTCAGTAGTACTTTTTTCAACAACTGCTGTTTTTGCTAATGGTAATAATTTCAGTTTTGCTACTTTCAACATTCCTAAAACCGAGTTTTCAAGTTCTCTACCTTCTTCAATTAACAAGGATACTTCTAATATTAATAGCTTTTATTCACCAGTTACTAACATCGAAAAACAAGAACAACCCATTGTTAAAAAAGAAGAACCACTCCAACCTATTAAAACCGAGACACCCCCTGTTGTTCAGGAAGACAAACCACCAGTTCCTATTAAAAAAGAAGAGTCTGTCCAACTAGAAACAACACCAATTGTCAAACAAGAAATTCCCAAACCTGTTGAAAAACCAATAGAAAAACCAACCCCCAAACCTATTGAAAGACCTGCAACTAGTAGTTCCAAACTAATTACAGGTGCAGAGTTAGAACGCAGAATTGCCATTGGTTTACAAAATTATAAGCAAGCTTTATTAAATGATATCAAAGATTATGAAAATAGAATCAAGACTGCCGAAGCTTATATTAAAGATCAATTAAATGTTGCTGTTTATGGTGAATTGGCTGTTCGAAGAACACAAGAAGATATTGAGTTTATCTATATAAAAAACACTCTAGAAAGAGACAAAGCATATTTAAAATATCTTAAAAGTTTACCAGCTAAAACTAGTTTTACAGCCGAGGAAATTAAGTCGCTTCAACGCGGATTGGTACCTTCAACTGATACAATATCAGCATGAGATTTTTTAAACAAAGAAGATAATCAAGTTGTACAAAATCAAATCCAGGCAAACAAAAGACGTTTCTTTGCAAATTCAAGTGAATGACAAAGAACTGATATTAATAGTCTAAATTATCCAGGTTGAACAAGATCTAATGTTAGTTCTCAGTTCTCTAGTATTAATAGTAATTTAATTGGTGTAGGAAAACCTATTGAATTTTTAAGTTATTCTCCAAGTGATAGCGAATTTAAGTCAAAAGGTGATTCAATTATTGCTGTTTTAGATGCTAATAGTGAGCAAGCTTTTCAAGAATTTAGTAGTATTATTAGCCAAGCTACACAACAAAATGTAAAAATTAAAGGTGTTGTGCTTAAAAATGTCGGAAGTAAAAATAGTTTACAAAACGTTGAACAAATCCTTCAAAAATTACCTACTCAGATTGTCAAATTAACACTATTTTTAGAAAATTATAGAGCTACCGAAGGTCTTCGTGGTTTAGAAAACCACAAATTACAAGAATTAGAACTCTATTCTAATAGCAATTCCGTTAATTCTAATTGAGGCATTAATCCAAATTCACTTAAAAATGTTGATTATATAAGCTTTGACTACCACAATCAAGCAACATATGGTGCAGGTGTTAGAGTTGCTGGTTCAATAGTTTTTAATACCCTTCGTTGAGATAAAAATGATGAAATTCAACAAGTTAATGAAGGTTTAGAAATTGCTTTTGGTTCTAAAATTAATCAAAGAGTATTTCAAGGAACTTCAGGTGGTAAAGGTGGACATCCAGTAAATCTCGATTTTTCTTCTACTCCAAAAATTAAAAGCTTAAAAGGGGTAGATTTTAACAAAATTAATCAATTATTCAATGATAAAATTAAAAATTGAGAAGGTGATAAATTTGCCCAAGAAGACTTCCAAGCTCGCAATGTTAAGTTTAAACAATTATACTTTGCTCCTACTCAAAAAAATGGTCAACAAGTATACGAAGCTAATATTTCCGACTTTGAAAATGGACAATTTTCCACAGCGCTATCTTGAGATGAACCAACGCAACCACAAATTTATATAGGAACTCCAGGCAACACACTTGTTAATCCTACTTTTTACTTAAATGGCAAGGCAAGCGATCTAAAAGGTAATGCTAAATCTGAATTAGAATGATTTGTAAGAGCAGTTGGTGCAAGAGGTTCATTTGCTAAAATAGTCGTAAGCGATCCTGCATTAAAAAGCGCCCTTGGCGGTGCGATAAGTGGTGTATTAGTAACACAAGAGAGTGATAGCGCAATAGGATCATCAGGTAACGAAATAGTTGCCTAA
- a CDS encoding MAGa7180 family putative nuclease, which yields MYQNRKFYKNEHYLIDKEEKVVILKPDFHQKLLNKEFAFKTGFKKVGGSLIGEVLGVDSYSSPFRAFIKIAKLDMPILDTKYIDAGQAIEPLVIQAISEAKGYEIEVFPPEKYNYDYFKDDPIVGGIPDGYIEATKTIIEIKTTGVKNFLLWGKKGENLPAKYLKQAQLYSYLKNVEDFVIVATFLQEDDYKDPKNFPIRQRKLRAYHFKVNKSQVIDDINKIKEWYTKYTTSGISPIYDEKIDSQILEYLDCENEQQWKDLYYKWINK from the coding sequence ATGTATCAAAATCGTAAATTCTATAAAAATGAACACTATTTAATTGACAAGGAAGAAAAAGTGGTTATTTTAAAACCTGATTTTCATCAAAAATTACTTAACAAAGAATTTGCTTTCAAGACAGGTTTTAAAAAAGTTGGTGGCTCACTTATTGGTGAAGTTTTAGGTGTTGATAGCTACTCTTCACCTTTTCGTGCTTTTATTAAAATAGCAAAACTTGATATGCCAATTTTGGATACAAAATATATAGACGCTGGTCAAGCAATTGAACCTTTAGTTATTCAAGCAATTAGCGAAGCAAAAGGCTATGAAATTGAAGTTTTTCCTCCTGAAAAATATAATTATGATTACTTTAAAGATGATCCAATTGTCGGTGGTATTCCCGATGGTTATATTGAGGCGACAAAAACAATCATTGAAATTAAAACAACAGGAGTAAAAAATTTTTTGCTCTGAGGTAAAAAAGGTGAAAACCTACCTGCAAAATATCTAAAGCAAGCACAATTGTATTCTTATTTGAAAAATGTTGAAGATTTTGTTATTGTTGCAACATTTTTACAAGAAGATGATTACAAAGATCCTAAAAATTTTCCTATTAGACAAAGAAAATTGCGCGCTTATCATTTTAAGGTTAATAAATCTCAAGTTATTGATGATATTAATAAAATTAAAGAGTGGTATACTAAATACACAACCAGTGGAATCTCACCAATCTATGATGAAAAAATTGATAGTCAAATTTTAGAATATCTAGATTGTGAGAATGAGCAGCAATGAAAAGATTTATATTATAAATGAATTAATAAGTAA
- a CDS encoding chromate transporter, producing MIAIAIIISTIAIFLIALLVFGGGQVFMPFFSWFWSFLPNFGVPISQSDINTIFTIGNSTPGVLSLKFAASTGLIITQYQWWGWIFAILFYLVFTIPSIIFVIIWTKYINKNKAKEQKYLVGLIKWIKPAVIGIILALALQLFVNMILVSHTFNSSQGYISEINKGVKVDFFIKWRFWLLIVFVPVWTIFSSLLYIKKVNIFYILVMGLIAAFVIFEPWLM from the coding sequence ATGATAGCAATTGCCATTATTATTTCAACAATTGCTATTTTCTTAATTGCACTACTAGTTTTTGGTGGTGGACAAGTTTTTATGCCTTTTTTTAGCTGATTTTGATCGTTTTTGCCAAACTTTGGTGTGCCAATTTCTCAGTCTGACATTAATACTATTTTTACCATTGGCAACTCAACTCCTGGAGTTTTATCACTTAAATTTGCTGCCTCTACTGGTCTTATTATTACCCAATATCAGTGATGAGGTTGGATTTTTGCTATTTTATTTTATCTAGTTTTTACTATTCCTTCAATTATTTTTGTTATAATTTGAACTAAATATATTAACAAAAATAAAGCTAAAGAGCAAAAATATTTAGTTGGTTTGATTAAGTGAATTAAGCCGGCAGTTATTGGCATTATTTTAGCCCTAGCACTACAACTTTTTGTCAATATGATTTTAGTTTCACACACTTTTAATTCTAGTCAAGGTTACATTAGTGAAATTAATAAAGGAGTAAAAGTTGACTTTTTTATAAAATGGCGCTTTTGATTACTAATTGTTTTTGTACCTGTATGAACAATTTTTTCAAGCTTACTTTATATTAAAAAAGTTAATATTTTTTATATTTTAGTAATGGGTTTAATAGCTGCATTTGTTATTTTTGAACCTTGATTAATGTAA
- a CDS encoding chromate transporter, which yields MQKNDHSKQKYSWKHIFEVLWFLIRLSFISFGGGNAMMPIAYQQAVEKYKWMTKNEFDETVVMVNLLPGPSSLQMLSYIAIKKLGRWLGFTVTLVAFLPHMIFGLILLYFVRFLPPRYLLVTNLGIITTIIGVLLGFSIQYFRNSYKSLSLPLYISVLISTFVYCFFIPSPYNLSIIPILVIVVIYTILYHIRKKKVS from the coding sequence ATGCAAAAAAACGATCATTCTAAGCAAAAATATAGTTGAAAACATATTTTTGAAGTGCTTTGATTTTTAATAAGACTATCTTTTATTTCCTTTGGTGGTGGAAATGCAATGATGCCAATTGCCTATCAACAAGCTGTCGAAAAATATAAGTGGATGACAAAAAATGAATTTGATGAAACTGTTGTGATGGTTAATTTATTACCAGGTCCTTCATCACTGCAAATGTTGAGCTATATTGCTATTAAAAAATTGGGTCGCTGACTTGGTTTTACAGTAACACTTGTTGCCTTTTTACCGCATATGATTTTTGGACTAATTCTTTTATATTTTGTTAGATTTTTACCGCCTAGATATTTGCTAGTTACCAACTTAGGAATTATAACTACAATTATTGGTGTGCTTTTAGGTTTTAGTATTCAATATTTTCGAAATAGCTACAAAAGTTTATCTTTACCACTTTACATTAGTGTGCTAATTAGTACTTTTGTGTACTGTTTTTTTATACCTAGCCCTTATAATTTGTCAATTATTCCAATTTTAGTAATTGTTGTTATTTATACTATTTTATACCATATTAGAAAGAAAAAGGTATCATAA
- a CDS encoding Mbov_0401 family ICE element transposase-like protein, translated as MSNIQIAKEEFNQRLKDNIIKLDNDFFQSTNFRSKGFYIIKLKLSTGMIKVKVRRYIDENNKTFRPFNKFIDKGKKGQTITSELKDEVIKMVIAKISYKEIAKQLGISMGSITNIVNEANFVSYDLEDPQGYSTYIEADDAYVYFSGKNRGKYRLRMAVVHSGKREGKIQDKTLILGITNKTGQNNNQVDAKHIEEIRNTLKLYKSTNKFLISDGAPSLINIAKELNINHYLDTYHLLSKLNQEIRPKSKWLKEYKKMFNSNFKQDIRKLIIKGEVDEACSLIMKVIKEQDIYLISFEEVKGLIRIKNFFKKHFESIKNINNDSYIGSRTENFVANYVKFPISKKRALYSLKSYISLLKDRAQKMMISLKLILDVC; from the coding sequence GTGTCAAATATTCAAATTGCCAAAGAAGAATTTAACCAAAGATTAAAAGATAATATTATTAAACTAGATAATGATTTTTTCCAATCAACTAATTTTAGGTCTAAAGGTTTTTATATAATAAAACTAAAGTTGAGTACTGGGATGATAAAAGTTAAAGTGCGCAGATATATAGATGAAAACAACAAAACTTTTCGACCTTTTAACAAATTTATTGACAAAGGTAAAAAAGGTCAAACAATTACTAGTGAACTCAAAGATGAGGTTATTAAAATGGTAATTGCTAAAATTTCTTATAAGGAAATAGCAAAACAACTTGGTATTTCAATGGGAAGTATTACCAATATTGTTAATGAGGCCAACTTTGTTTCTTATGATTTAGAAGATCCCCAAGGGTATAGTACCTACATAGAAGCTGATGATGCTTATGTTTATTTTTCAGGTAAAAATAGAGGTAAATATCGACTACGTATGGCAGTAGTGCACTCGGGCAAACGTGAGGGTAAAATTCAAGATAAAACTTTAATTTTAGGTATTACTAATAAGACAGGACAAAACAATAATCAAGTTGACGCAAAACATATTGAAGAGATCAGAAACACTTTAAAGTTATATAAATCAACTAATAAGTTCTTAATAAGTGATGGTGCCCCTTCATTAATTAATATTGCCAAAGAACTAAATATTAACCATTATTTAGACACCTACCACTTATTAAGCAAGCTTAATCAAGAAATTAGACCAAAAAGTAAGTGGTTAAAAGAGTATAAAAAAATGTTCAATTCTAATTTTAAGCAGGATATAAGAAAATTGATTATTAAAGGTGAGGTCGATGAAGCTTGCTCACTAATAATGAAAGTAATAAAAGAGCAAGATATCTATTTAATCAGCTTTGAAGAAGTTAAAGGATTGATAAGAATTAAAAACTTTTTCAAAAAACATTTTGAATCTATCAAAAATATAAACAATGATAGTTATATAGGTTCAAGAACCGAAAACTTTGTAGCCAACTATGTTAAATTTCCAATCAGCAAAAAACGAGCTCTATATAGTTTAAAATCTTATATTAGTTTACTAAAAGATAGAGCACAAAAAATGATGATTAGCTTAAAGCTAATATTAGACGTTTGTTAA
- a CDS encoding Gp15 family bacteriophage protein codes for MDYQKDLGAIFANFKTFYYLDPKNVLDLPINLFFDYLTHLPENASIKQIMALRVASESDLPTNELKKMKRFYDLEDVNLNQKNNQELIMFAQTLGGKKWH; via the coding sequence TTGGATTATCAGAAAGATTTGGGTGCAATATTTGCTAATTTCAAAACTTTTTATTACCTAGATCCAAAAAATGTTTTAGATCTACCAATTAATTTATTTTTTGATTATTTAACACATCTTCCAGAAAATGCTAGCATCAAACAAATAATGGCATTAAGAGTTGCTAGTGAGTCCGATTTACCAACTAATGAATTAAAAAAGATGAAAAGATTTTATGATCTGGAAGATGTTAATTTGAATCAAAAAAATAATCAGGAATTAATTATGTTTGCACAAACTTTAGGAGGCAAAAAATGGCATTAG